In Bacillus sp. NP247, one DNA window encodes the following:
- a CDS encoding VOC family protein translates to MESITTCIVLESKNLKETLYFYEGILGFKPSKERPQLRVTGVWYDIGSTRICFVVNRGLGEYRETVISSVKELLLKTTNIERLKKKLEFYQISFVEERHGEEVRIIFYDPNSYKLQIVSKENMEESLF, encoded by the coding sequence ATGGAAAGTATTACAACATGTATTGTATTAGAATCTAAAAACTTAAAGGAAACATTATATTTTTATGAAGGAATTCTAGGATTTAAACCGAGCAAGGAGAGACCACAATTACGTGTAACAGGTGTGTGGTATGATATTGGTTCAACGAGAATTTGTTTTGTTGTAAACAGGGGACTGGGAGAGTATAGAGAGACTGTTATATCATCAGTGAAGGAACTATTGTTAAAAACTACAAATATCGAGCGGTTAAAGAAAAAGTTAGAGTTTTATCAAATATCATTTGTAGAAGAGCGCCATGGTGAAGAAGTAAGAATAATTTTCTATGATCCGAATAGTTATAAGCTCCAAATTGTCTCAAAAGAGAATATGGAAGAAAGTCTTTTTTGA
- a CDS encoding YkvA family protein: MKKLISRLRVVFHVRRFVPFLFDFFTSKEVSIKKKILSIAFLVGYVAMPLDLIPDFLPFIGILDDIGIVLFILNRIVKMAPVQLQEKHNVNVG, from the coding sequence ATGAAAAAACTTATTAGTAGATTAAGAGTTGTATTTCATGTCCGCCGTTTTGTTCCATTTTTATTTGACTTTTTTACTTCAAAAGAGGTTTCCATAAAGAAGAAAATCTTATCTATTGCTTTTTTAGTTGGTTACGTTGCTATGCCGCTCGATTTAATTCCAGACTTCCTGCCGTTTATCGGTATTTTAGATGATATTGGAATTGTGTTATTCATTTTGAACCGAATTGTAAAGATGGCACCAGTTCAATTGCAAGAAAAGCATAATGTAAATGTAGGATAG
- a CDS encoding DUF3992 domain-containing protein produces MACECSGAALTCCPDKNFVQDKVCSPWSGTVVATAITNVLYNNNINQNMIGTGFVRYDVGPGPITLTVLDGTGATIDTQTLNPGTSIAFTYRRFQTIEVTLPAGTAGTYQGEFCITTRYPLS; encoded by the coding sequence ATGGCTTGTGAATGCTCAGGGGCGGCGTTAACTTGTTGTCCAGATAAAAATTTTGTACAAGATAAAGTGTGTAGTCCATGGTCAGGAACTGTAGTTGCTACTGCAATTACAAATGTGCTGTATAACAACAATATTAATCAAAATATGATTGGAACAGGGTTTGTTAGGTATGACGTCGGGCCAGGTCCAATCACGCTGACAGTTTTAGATGGAACAGGGGCTACAATTGACACACAAACATTAAATCCTGGAACGAGTATAGCTTTTACGTACCGTCGTTTCCAGACAATTGAAGTAACTTTACCTGCTGGAACAGCTGGAACATATCAAGGAGAGTTTTGTATAACAACACGTTATCCACTTTCATAA
- a CDS encoding spore coat associated protein CotJA yields MDKYMKSYIPYHSPNDPCPPIGKKYYSTPPHLYMGFQPANLPQFSPREALRKGTLWPAFYDYYENPYKKGR; encoded by the coding sequence GTGGATAAATATATGAAATCCTACATACCTTACCATAGCCCAAACGATCCTTGCCCTCCAATCGGAAAGAAATATTACTCAACTCCCCCCCACTTATATATGGGCTTTCAACCAGCTAATTTACCCCAATTCTCACCAAGAGAAGCTTTAAGAAAAGGGACTTTATGGCCTGCATTTTATGATTATTATGAAAATCCTTACAAAAAAGGACGGTGA
- a CDS encoding DUF3992 domain-containing protein: MCNSNLSCCSSKTLVQDQVCIDWAATGAVTETVYTNNITQDLYASGYVKYDVGVNPVTVNFLVGATVVNTITVQPQSSGSFTVRYFTTIQIVTTGTTTSQGQLCLTVRYPIS, encoded by the coding sequence ATGTGCAATTCTAACTTATCATGCTGTTCCAGTAAAACACTTGTTCAAGATCAGGTGTGTATAGATTGGGCTGCTACTGGTGCGGTCACTGAAACGGTATATACGAATAATATTACACAAGACTTGTACGCATCTGGATATGTAAAATATGATGTGGGTGTAAATCCAGTTACAGTAAACTTTTTAGTAGGAGCGACAGTAGTTAATACAATTACTGTACAACCACAAAGTAGTGGATCGTTTACAGTAAGGTATTTTACTACAATTCAAATTGTAACAACAGGGACGACAACGAGCCAAGGGCAATTATGCCTTACAGTGCGTTATCCGATTTCATAA
- the brnQ gene encoding branched-chain amino acid transport system II carrier protein, whose product MRTTLKPAQILSISLLLFAVFFGAGNMIFPPLLGLSSGENMWVSITGFIITDVGLSLLAIVAVALAGGSFNTLASRVHPKFAAVFAIIIYLSIGPLFVIPRTGTVSYEIGIAPLFPDQWYSMLVFSAIFFTVVYFLSLNPSKLVDHIGKILTPILLVIIAIMATKAIFSPGSFTEPIGDYKDIPFFKGFLEGFLTLDAIGALVLSTIVVNAIRQNGIQDKKSIAKYTIICGSIAALFLTIVYFLLGYIGASNGNLGQFENGGQLLATVMYQFFGTSGNVLLSIAIIFACLTTAIGVVSAFANYFATVLTNVSYKKLVLYVCIFSFVISNLGLSLLIKITLPVLIILYPITIILIFVSFIDKYTKRKPSVYIGAMIAAFIISCIHALDNVEMIPNFIANIVHTIPFYNLGIGWIVPAIIGGIIGYFIPQTEAEGEVSTK is encoded by the coding sequence ATGCGTACAACTTTAAAACCAGCGCAAATACTTTCGATTAGTTTACTACTATTCGCAGTTTTCTTCGGTGCTGGTAATATGATTTTCCCGCCCCTTCTCGGTCTTTCTTCCGGAGAGAACATGTGGGTTTCCATTACAGGATTTATTATTACAGATGTCGGTTTATCTTTACTAGCTATCGTCGCTGTTGCCCTTGCCGGTGGTAGTTTTAATACTTTAGCAAGCCGTGTTCATCCAAAATTCGCAGCAGTATTCGCTATCATTATTTATCTTTCAATCGGCCCACTATTTGTTATTCCACGAACTGGAACTGTATCTTACGAAATTGGAATCGCACCACTCTTCCCGGACCAATGGTATTCTATGTTAGTTTTTAGTGCTATTTTCTTTACAGTCGTCTACTTCTTATCATTAAATCCATCCAAATTAGTAGATCATATCGGAAAAATATTAACGCCAATTTTACTTGTAATTATTGCAATTATGGCAACAAAAGCAATTTTTTCACCAGGATCATTCACAGAACCTATCGGTGACTATAAAGACATCCCATTTTTCAAAGGATTTCTTGAAGGATTTTTAACTTTAGATGCAATCGGAGCTCTCGTATTATCAACAATTGTTGTAAATGCAATTCGTCAAAACGGTATACAAGATAAGAAATCGATTGCGAAATATACAATTATTTGCGGAAGCATTGCTGCCCTATTCTTAACAATTGTTTATTTCTTACTCGGTTATATCGGTGCTTCAAACGGGAACTTAGGACAATTTGAAAACGGCGGTCAGCTATTAGCTACTGTTATGTATCAATTCTTTGGGACAAGCGGGAATGTTTTATTAAGTATCGCAATTATCTTTGCTTGTTTAACGACTGCAATCGGTGTTGTAAGTGCATTCGCCAACTATTTCGCAACAGTATTAACAAATGTTTCATATAAGAAGCTTGTATTATACGTTTGTATCTTTAGCTTCGTTATTTCAAACTTAGGATTAAGTTTATTAATCAAAATTACATTACCCGTATTAATTATTTTATATCCAATTACAATCATTTTAATTTTCGTATCATTTATCGATAAATATACGAAACGTAAACCTTCTGTCTATATCGGAGCGATGATCGCAGCATTCATTATTAGCTGTATTCATGCACTTGATAATGTGGAAATGATTCCAAACTTTATCGCTAATATCGTACACACAATTCCTTTTTATAACTTAGGAATCGGCTGGATTGTTCCGGCAATTATCGGTGGTATAATCGGATACTTTATCCCGCAAACAGAAGCTGAAGGTGAAGTTTCTACAAAATAA
- a CDS encoding DedA family protein, giving the protein MEQIILDIIEYLKQFSYFGVVLALTFEFIPAEVVLPLVGYWVYEGDMNFWLAVLAGTIGGTTGPLTLYALGYYGGRPLLIKYGKYFFIKEEQIQKADDFFEKYGPVVAFLGRFIPGVRTLISVPCGMAKMNIWKFSIYTFVAMFPLTTLYIYFGMKLGPHWEKAGAIVGEYMLPILVVVLVIVACILIYKYMKKRDKTESI; this is encoded by the coding sequence ATGGAGCAAATTATTTTAGATATAATCGAGTATTTAAAGCAGTTTTCTTATTTTGGAGTTGTGTTGGCTTTAACTTTTGAATTTATTCCAGCAGAGGTAGTTTTGCCTCTTGTTGGGTATTGGGTATACGAGGGTGATATGAATTTTTGGCTTGCTGTATTAGCTGGAACAATTGGAGGAACGACAGGACCATTAACGTTATATGCACTCGGTTATTACGGTGGTCGTCCTCTGTTAATAAAATACGGGAAATACTTCTTTATTAAAGAAGAACAAATTCAAAAAGCAGATGATTTCTTTGAGAAATATGGGCCGGTTGTAGCATTTTTAGGACGCTTCATCCCGGGAGTTCGAACACTTATTTCCGTTCCATGTGGTATGGCGAAAATGAATATATGGAAATTTAGCATATATACATTTGTAGCAATGTTCCCGTTAACGACTTTGTATATTTATTTTGGAATGAAATTAGGTCCGCATTGGGAAAAAGCAGGGGCTATTGTTGGGGAGTACATGTTACCTATATTAGTCGTTGTCCTTGTAATTGTGGCTTGTATCTTAATCTATAAATATATGAAAAAGAGGGACAAAACGGAATCTATTTAA
- a CDS encoding spore coat protein CotJB, which translates to MTQTLPDEYYKWIEELQELDFVLVELTLYLDTHPDDIAAINQFNDFSYKRRVLKQRIEEKYGPLQQFGNSYSNAPWEWSKGPWPWQI; encoded by the coding sequence GTGACACAAACATTGCCTGATGAATATTACAAATGGATTGAAGAACTACAAGAGCTAGACTTTGTATTAGTTGAACTTACCCTCTATTTAGATACGCATCCCGACGATATTGCAGCTATAAATCAATTCAATGATTTCTCCTATAAACGAAGAGTATTAAAACAAAGAATTGAAGAAAAATACGGGCCACTTCAGCAGTTTGGAAATAGTTATTCTAACGCTCCATGGGAATGGAGCAAAGGCCCTTGGCCATGGCAAATATAA
- the cotJC gene encoding spore coat protein CotJC: MWIYEKKLQYPVKVSTCNPALAKLLVEQYGGADGELAAALRYLNQRYTIPDKVVGLLTDIGTEEFAHLEMIATMIYKLTKDATPEQMKAAGLDAHYANHDSALFYHNAGGVPFTATYIQAKGDPIADLYEDIAAEEKARATYQWLIDLSDDPDINDSLRFLREREIVHSQRFREAVEILKEERDKKIFF, encoded by the coding sequence ATGTGGATTTATGAAAAAAAATTACAATATCCTGTTAAAGTGAGTACTTGTAATCCAGCACTCGCAAAATTATTAGTTGAACAGTACGGTGGTGCAGATGGTGAATTGGCTGCTGCCCTTCGCTACTTAAATCAGCGTTATACTATTCCTGACAAAGTCGTTGGCTTACTAACCGATATTGGTACAGAAGAGTTCGCACATTTAGAAATGATTGCTACAATGATTTATAAATTAACAAAAGATGCAACACCTGAACAAATGAAAGCTGCTGGATTAGACGCGCATTATGCGAATCATGACAGCGCTTTGTTTTATCATAATGCAGGTGGTGTTCCCTTTACTGCTACTTATATACAAGCGAAAGGAGACCCTATCGCAGATTTATATGAAGATATTGCCGCTGAAGAAAAAGCACGAGCAACTTATCAATGGCTAATTGATTTATCTGACGATCCCGACATAAATGACAGCTTACGCTTTTTACGCGAACGAGAAATTGTCCATTCGCAACGCTTCCGAGAAGCCGTTGAAATTTTAAAAGAAGAACGTGATAAAAAGATTTTCTTTTAA
- a CDS encoding S-Ena type endospore appendage, with product MACKKNIGCYAPLSIICPPYDPPNPPKPPSCELVTNEFAGNFFITKEIPPPSENSTLVLWEGDGLLKISGTISVYNSTSSTGGITVQIIGQVTNNFTVYPGNTMSYTGQSLQSVTIINIPNNPTQYIEGKYCCQFSFCL from the coding sequence ATGGCTTGTAAAAAAAATATCGGCTGCTATGCCCCTTTATCTATCATCTGCCCTCCCTACGATCCACCTAACCCACCTAAACCACCAAGCTGTGAACTAGTCACGAATGAATTCGCTGGTAATTTTTTTATAACAAAAGAAATCCCTCCACCTTCTGAAAATTCCACATTAGTTTTATGGGAAGGAGATGGTTTACTTAAAATATCAGGTACCATTTCTGTGTATAATAGCACTAGTAGTACTGGAGGGATTACCGTTCAAATTATTGGGCAGGTGACAAATAATTTTACTGTCTATCCTGGCAACACAATGTCATATACAGGTCAATCATTACAATCTGTGACAATCATTAATATTCCAAATAACCCAACTCAATATATAGAGGGAAAATATTGTTGCCAATTCTCATTTTGTTTATAA